From Anoplopoma fimbria isolate UVic2021 breed Golden Eagle Sablefish chromosome 11, Afim_UVic_2022, whole genome shotgun sequence, one genomic window encodes:
- the si:ch211-11k18.4 gene encoding uncharacterized protein si:ch211-11k18.4 → MTGKTKSRSAANAESVTGGVSCDERILRDCHRLYTDPDSGLVSVAESVDVKLLAPRKKITVMLMGNHSAGKSSFINWYVEEHIQRTGVAIETQGFNFVTSGRKRESLTGNATLHLYPHFKPLQEFKGVSEYLSTEICTSRQKRFSLVTFVDSPGLVDGDMKYPFDVDEVIMWLGDLCDLVLVFFDPMGQALCKRSLNIVERMNEKHGDRLRFYLSKADEAGGESDRQRVMMQIVQELCKRPGLNKCGFDMPTIYIPNPNKPSRCVNQIEEVCRTIEKTINQTVQNTLNSLEKDCEVISEAITDKLSDDRQTSAMNRRARCKSCLLTLLGFTVPLALMALLVLGILSQELLEVALGREGTETLSLYLSPVVKVLESLSVEQQLYGCGGMVLLSFLLLIIARFSFRTRPTLSGKQKRQLQEKLEYVQEVVKTKKKNLYEEYLRQSVSDHDMDL, encoded by the exons ATGACCGGGAAAACCAAGAGCCGCAGCGCTGCCAACGCGGAGTCCGTGACCGGCGGCGTCTCCTGCGACGAGCGCATCCTGCGGGACTGTCACCGCCTGTACACGGACCCGGACAGCG ggtTGGTCTCAGTTGCTGAATCTGTGGATGTGAAGCTGCTGGCGCCCAGAAAAAAGATCACTGTGATGCTGATGGGGAACCACTCTGCTGGGAAAAGCTCCTTCATCAACTg gTACGTCGAAGAGCACATCCAGCGCACTGGAGTGGCTATTGAGACTCAAGGCTTCAACTTTGTTACAAGTGGGCGCAAGAGAGAATCTCTCACC gGAAATGCCACCCTTCATCTATATCCACATTTCAAGCCTCTGCAGGAGTTCAAAG GTGTTTCTGAGTACTTGAGCACAGAGATCTGCACGTCACGACAGAAACGGTTCAGTCTGGTGACATTCGTGGATTCACCGGGGCTGGTGGACGGGGATATGAAGTATCCCTTTGACGTGGATGAGGTTATCATGTGGCTGG GTGATCTCTGTGACCTGGTGCTGGTCTTCTTTGACCCCATGGGTCAGGCTCTGTGCAAGCGCTCCCTCAACATCGTGGAGCGTATGAACGAGAAACACGGAGATCGGCTGAGATTCTACCTGAGCAAGGCGGACGAGGCCGGGGGAGAGTCCGACAGACAG AGAGTAATGATGCAGATTGTTCAGGAGCTCTGCAAGCGACCGGGACTCAACAAATGTGGTTTTGACATGCCCACCATCTACATTCCTAATCCAAATAAG CCAAGCCGCTGTGTAAACCAGATCGAGGAGGTTTGTCGCACCATCGAGAAAACCATCAACCAAACGGTCCAGAACACACTCAACTCCCTGGAGAAGGACTGTGAGGTCATCAGCGAGGCCATCACTGACAAGCTCAGTGACGACCG GCAGACCAGCGCGATGAACCGACGGGCGCGCTGTAAGAGCTGCCTGCTGACTCTGCTGGGCTTCACCGTCCCTCTGGCTCTGATGGCTCTACTGGTTCTGGGCATTCTGTcccaggagctgctggaggtggCTCTGGGCCGCGAGGGCACAGAGACGCTGTCACTCTACCTG AGTCCCGTAGTCAAAGTGTTGGAGTCCCTCTCTGTGGAGCAGCAGCTCTACGGCTGTGGAGGAATGGTCctgctctccttcctcctgctcATCATCGCACGCTTCTCATTCAG GACTCGACCGACTCTTTCAGGCAAACAGAAAAGGCAACTGCAGGAGAAGCTGGAGTACGTTCAGGAGGTGGTGAAGACGAAGAAG AAAAATCTGTATGAAGAATACCTTCGCCAGAGTGTCAGCGATCATGACATGGATTTGTAG